Proteins from a genomic interval of Perognathus longimembris pacificus isolate PPM17 chromosome 14, ASM2315922v1, whole genome shotgun sequence:
- the Tbpl2 gene encoding TATA box-binding protein-like 2, translated as MEEETYLEFYLDPCAAQDDLAPPVSPLFNSAIPYDVYGVDPPNPGHEFNSHLRENKEPSGDFSSVDLSFLPDEFTQENKDQTIIKNKREVEENCKTPSPQNGLPLPSDEGAGPGLSSSSPPSDADQLQPSPEKRNSDASPLASIAPMEPMNPVSESSGIVPQLQNIVSTVNLACKLDLKKIALHAKNAEYNPKRFAAVIMRIREPRTTALVFSSGKMVCTGARSEEQSRLAARKYARVVQKLGFPARFLDFKIQNMVGSCDVRFPIRLEGLVLTHRQFSSYEPELFPGLIYRMVKPRIVLLIFVSGKVVLTGAKERSEIYEAFENIYPILKGFKKA; from the exons ATGGAGGAGGAGACGTACCTCGAGTTCTACCTGGACCCCTGTGCCGCCCAG GATGACCTTGCCCCGCCCGTATCTCCTCTATTCAACTCAGCCATACCTTATGACGTGTATGGAGTCGATCCACCCAATCCAGGACATGAATTTAATTCACATCTTAGAGAAAACAAAGAACCATCTGGTGATTTCTCATCTGTGGATCTTAGCTTCCTACCAGATGAATTCACCCAAGAAAATAAAGACCAGACTATCATTAAAAACAAACGTGAAGTTGAAGAAAATTGCAAAACTCCAAGTCCACAAAATGGGTTGCCATTACCCAGTGACGAGGGTGCTGGGCCAGGCTTAAGTAGCAGTAGTCCACCAAGTGATGCTGACCAGCTCCAACCCTCTCCTGAGAAACGAAACTCGGATGCCTCCCCTCTGGCCTCCATAGCTCCCATGGAACCAATGAACCCTGTTTCAGAAAGTTCTGGAATTGTACCTCAACTACA GAACATAGTTTCCACTGTAAATCTGGCTTGTAAACTGGATCTGAAGAAAATAGCTTTGCATGCCAAAAATGCAGAATATAACCCAAAG AGGTTTGCTGCTGTCATAATGAGGATCCGAGAACCCAGGACAACAGCCCTTGTATTTAGTTCTGGGAAAATGGTCTGCACTGGAGCCAGAAG TGAAGAGCAGTCTCGACTTGCCGCAAGAAAGTATGCTCGTGTGGTACAGAAGCTTGGGTTCCCTGCCAGGTTCCTGGACTTCAAAATTCAGAACATGGTTGGAAGCTGTGACGTGAGATTTCCCATCAGGCTGGAGGGTTTAGTTCTGACCCATCGGCAGTTCAGCAG TTATGAACCTGAACTGTTTCCTGGCCTTATTTATAGAATGGTAAAGCCACGAATTGTGTTGCTTATCTTTGTATCTGGGAAAGTTGTGTTGACAG GTGCCAAAGAACGTTCTGAGATCTATGAAGCATTTGAAAACATCTACCCTATTCTAAAAGGCTTTAAAAAGGCCTGA